The following coding sequences are from one Frigoribacterium sp. Leaf415 window:
- a CDS encoding carbohydrate ABC transporter permease produces MTTTAPAGVGNTTSETVARDERTEEARSGHGTGRPSTARPTRRRRKPRWVSNAIAIVFSLVWLFPVYWMVNTAFKPRPEVMTATPLFWPQNPTLDNFVVAVTQSDFFTNLRNSVIVVVGAVVFSIVLGLFASAALSRFRFRGRRTIMVFILIVQMLPATALLIPQFLIFNSLGLLGTYGGLILAYVASTLPFSIWVMRGFFLAIPVEVEEAAQLDGASTWQVLTRIMFPLVLPGMIATSIFAFIAAWNDYLVAYTFMKDQSMYTLPVWLASFSTPTSGTDFGGQMAASVLFSLPVVVFFMIIQRNLVTGMSAGAVKG; encoded by the coding sequence GTGACCACGACCGCACCCGCCGGCGTCGGCAACACGACGTCCGAGACCGTCGCACGCGACGAGAGAACCGAGGAGGCGCGCTCGGGCCACGGCACCGGCCGCCCGTCGACCGCCCGCCCGACCCGTCGCCGCCGGAAGCCCCGCTGGGTCAGCAACGCGATCGCGATCGTCTTCAGCCTCGTCTGGCTGTTCCCCGTCTACTGGATGGTGAACACGGCGTTCAAGCCGCGCCCCGAGGTGATGACGGCGACCCCGCTGTTCTGGCCGCAGAACCCGACCCTCGACAACTTCGTCGTCGCGGTCACGCAGTCCGACTTCTTCACGAACCTGCGCAACAGCGTGATCGTCGTGGTCGGGGCCGTCGTCTTCTCGATCGTGCTCGGCCTGTTCGCCTCGGCCGCCCTGTCGCGGTTCCGGTTCCGCGGGCGGCGCACGATCATGGTGTTCATCCTGATCGTGCAGATGCTGCCGGCGACGGCCCTGCTGATCCCGCAGTTCCTGATCTTCAACAGCCTCGGGCTGCTCGGCACCTACGGCGGGCTCATCCTGGCGTACGTCGCGTCGACGCTGCCGTTCTCGATCTGGGTGATGCGCGGGTTCTTCCTGGCGATCCCGGTCGAGGTCGAGGAGGCGGCGCAGCTCGACGGCGCGAGCACCTGGCAGGTGCTGACGCGCATCATGTTCCCGCTCGTGCTGCCCGGCATGATCGCGACCAGCATCTTCGCCTTCATCGCGGCGTGGAACGACTACCTCGTGGCCTACACGTTCATGAAGGACCAGTCGATGTACACGCTGCCGGTCTGGCTGGCCTCGTTCAGCACGCCGACCAGCGGTACCGACTTCGGCGGGCAGATGGCGGCCTCGGTGCTGTTCTCGCTGCCGGTCGTCGTCTTCTTCATGATCATCCAACGCAACCTGGTGACCGGCATGTCCGCCGGCGCCGTGAAGGGCTGA